Proteins from a single region of Syntrophorhabdus sp.:
- a CDS encoding acetylserotonin O-methyltransferase — translation MIEHAPYGSLMSDASAFTRSRVILSAAELDIFTLLDGAPGTSAALAKRAGFNARALSRLLDALASLGLLAKNGGSYSLTESGALLSSRHPGSIRPMVLHMNALWDSWGDLSRVVTKGLKGKRKHASRMDAETLAAFIGAMDVIGRDLSLEIADSCDLDRYRRLLDVGGASGTYTAAFLRKNTLLRATIFDLGAVIPMARAKIASEGLSERVDLVPGDFYNDDLPGGHDLVLLSAIIHQNDPGQNVALYRKAWTALLPGGTILIRDHIMDETRTAPSAGALFAINMLVNTRGGSTYTFEEVEGGLTEAGFEDIRLLRTGDRMDCLVEGRKPGAR, via the coding sequence ATGATCGAGCACGCACCATACGGTTCCCTGATGTCTGACGCCAGCGCCTTCACAAGGAGCAGAGTGATCCTCTCCGCGGCGGAGCTGGATATATTCACTCTCCTCGACGGGGCCCCCGGAACCTCGGCCGCCCTGGCGAAGAGGGCGGGTTTCAACGCCCGGGCGCTCTCACGTCTTCTCGATGCCCTCGCCTCCCTGGGCCTTCTCGCGAAGAACGGCGGGTCCTACTCTCTCACGGAGAGCGGAGCGCTCCTGTCCTCCCGTCATCCCGGTTCCATCCGCCCCATGGTGCTCCACATGAACGCCCTCTGGGACAGTTGGGGAGACCTTTCGCGCGTGGTGACAAAAGGGCTCAAGGGAAAGCGCAAGCACGCAAGCCGGATGGACGCCGAAACCCTGGCGGCTTTCATTGGCGCCATGGACGTCATAGGAAGGGACCTGTCCCTGGAGATAGCGGATTCCTGTGATCTTGACCGGTACAGGAGGCTTCTCGATGTGGGAGGGGCGTCGGGGACGTACACGGCGGCCTTTTTGCGGAAGAACACCCTCCTCAGGGCCACGATCTTCGACCTTGGGGCCGTCATACCCATGGCCCGGGCGAAGATTGCCTCGGAGGGCCTGTCGGAAAGAGTGGACCTCGTACCCGGTGACTTCTACAACGACGACCTCCCCGGCGGACATGACCTCGTCCTTCTCTCGGCCATAATTCACCAGAACGATCCCGGGCAGAACGTCGCCCTCTACCGCAAGGCGTGGACAGCCCTTCTTCCCGGCGGGACCATACTCATCCGCGATCACATCATGGACGAGACCCGCACCGCCCCATCCGCGGGGGCGCTCTTCGCCATCAACATGCTCGTCAACACCCGTGGCGGCAGCACCTATACCTTCGAAGAGGTGGAGGGGGGCCTGACGGAGGCAGGCTTCGAGGACATCAGGCTCCTGAGAACCGGAGACAGGATGGACTGCCTGGTGGAGGGGAGGAAACCGGGCGCGAGATAA